A section of the Elizabethkingia anophelis R26 genome encodes:
- a CDS encoding DUF4846 domain-containing protein has product MKTVFLLGALAILSSCQKNEYFSAKLPAKDNSVIQEHYVDEKSNTLKGRLLVPKGFSRQITNDNTWEHFIQNQALEKYGNPILKYDGTKISDQIHHVGTLKYDVGEKDLQQCADALIRLRAEYLFGQKRYSEIGFNFTSGDHFSWKSYAEGIRPLINRNNVSFVKRAPENTLSSHSDFRQYLDIIYNYAGTISLSKELKDSKSITELNIGDLIITPGSPGHTVMVADKISDGKNKKYALIEGFTPAQTIHILSVNGNPWFNIKPGAIIETPRYTFQNAVIKRFE; this is encoded by the coding sequence ATGAAAACAGTATTTTTATTAGGAGCCCTGGCAATACTTTCTTCCTGCCAGAAGAATGAATACTTCTCAGCAAAACTACCGGCAAAGGATAATTCTGTAATTCAGGAGCATTATGTTGATGAAAAATCCAATACACTAAAAGGAAGACTTCTGGTTCCAAAAGGCTTTTCCCGGCAAATAACAAATGACAATACATGGGAGCATTTTATTCAGAATCAGGCATTGGAAAAATATGGTAACCCTATACTGAAGTATGACGGAACGAAAATATCTGATCAGATACATCATGTTGGAACTTTGAAGTATGATGTCGGAGAAAAAGATCTCCAGCAATGTGCAGATGCTTTAATAAGGCTTCGGGCTGAATATCTTTTTGGCCAGAAAAGATATAGTGAAATAGGGTTTAATTTTACCAGTGGTGATCACTTTTCATGGAAAAGTTATGCAGAAGGTATTAGACCTTTAATTAACAGAAATAATGTAAGTTTTGTAAAAAGAGCTCCGGAAAATACACTAAGTTCTCATTCCGATTTCCGGCAGTATCTGGATATTATATATAACTATGCAGGCACAATTTCGCTTTCTAAAGAACTGAAAGACAGTAAGAGTATTACAGAGTTAAATATCGGAGACTTGATTATAACTCCCGGAAGCCCGGGGCATACGGTAATGGTAGCTGACAAAATTTCTGATGGGAAAAATAAAAAATATGCACTGATAGAAGGATTTACTCCGGCACAAACTATTCATATTCTTTCCGTAAATGGAAATCCTTGGTTTAATATCAAACCTGGAGCGATTATTGAAACACCAAGATATACTTTCCAAAACGCGGTTATAAAAAGATTTGAATAG
- a CDS encoding LTA synthase family protein, with the protein MIRNFRKNEYLALAYRLFLAYFFYFVTRVLFAVFNWDLLKIDSIGELLKLCFHGIAFDTTAILYINALFILFSILPLFVNTRKGYQKFLMILYFACNLVAISFNFVDFIYYKFTFSRSAVNILESVQHESNKGKLFADFLKNYWYVFLLYFVCAFLWIFLYTRVKVKEKKYEQKGMYVLTSVIGVCIITVLAVGGIRGDFKKSTRPINLVDANKFVDKYVQANVVLNTPFCIIRTIGTTSFKKLTFMPQEEADKLAHPVKQYENNAPSKPNIVIFILESYSREYIGAFNKNSGIKDYVSYTPFLDSLSQKSMIFTNAYANGYKSIHGMSSVLSGIPSFKDAFTSSPYPNQKIESLVSVLNGEGYDTSFFHGAPNGSMGFLGFGNILGFKHYYGKTEYNNDADFDGVWGIWDEPFFQYMNKTLTQKKGPFMSTVFSVTSHEPFQVPAKFKGKFPMGKVQMHQVVGYTDYALKKFFESASKEPWYKNTIFILTADHDNQSYYKEYQEGMNRQAVPIIIYKPDGSLQGVNDEWAQQIDIYPTVLDMIGYQKPFRSWGVSLFGDKNQQPFTVNFLDNTYRYASGNYVCIFDGHKALGFYDKNDKGFKNNLIGQRNAEMNQLELQCKAFLQDYFHRIVDKKLN; encoded by the coding sequence ATGATCAGGAATTTTAGAAAAAATGAATATCTGGCTTTAGCATATCGCTTATTTTTAGCCTACTTTTTTTATTTTGTCACCAGAGTTTTATTTGCCGTTTTCAATTGGGATCTTTTAAAAATTGATTCAATCGGGGAACTGCTGAAACTATGCTTTCATGGGATAGCCTTTGATACTACAGCAATTTTATATATCAATGCGCTGTTTATTCTATTCTCAATTTTACCATTATTCGTCAACACAAGAAAAGGGTACCAGAAGTTTCTGATGATTCTTTATTTTGCTTGTAACCTTGTGGCAATCTCTTTCAATTTTGTAGACTTTATTTACTATAAATTTACTTTCAGCAGAAGTGCAGTTAACATATTGGAAAGTGTTCAGCATGAGTCGAATAAAGGAAAACTGTTTGCTGATTTTCTTAAAAACTATTGGTACGTATTCTTATTATATTTTGTTTGTGCATTTTTATGGATTTTCCTCTATACAAGAGTTAAGGTAAAGGAGAAAAAATACGAACAGAAAGGAATGTATGTGCTAACATCTGTTATTGGAGTTTGTATCATCACTGTTTTGGCTGTTGGCGGAATACGGGGTGACTTTAAAAAGAGTACAAGACCTATTAATCTTGTAGATGCCAATAAATTTGTAGATAAATATGTACAAGCTAATGTGGTTCTTAATACGCCATTTTGTATCATCAGAACAATTGGCACAACATCTTTCAAGAAACTGACCTTTATGCCACAGGAAGAGGCGGATAAATTGGCTCACCCTGTAAAACAGTATGAGAATAATGCTCCTTCCAAACCCAATATTGTGATCTTTATTCTGGAAAGTTATTCACGGGAATATATTGGTGCCTTTAATAAGAATAGCGGGATTAAAGATTATGTAAGCTATACACCATTCTTAGATTCTTTATCACAGAAAAGTATGATTTTCACCAACGCTTATGCCAATGGTTATAAATCTATTCACGGGATGTCCTCTGTTCTGTCCGGTATTCCGTCGTTTAAAGATGCATTTACATCTTCTCCTTATCCTAATCAGAAGATAGAATCTTTGGTTTCTGTTTTAAATGGTGAAGGCTACGACACATCTTTCTTTCATGGAGCTCCAAACGGATCCATGGGCTTTTTAGGATTTGGAAATATCCTGGGCTTCAAGCATTACTATGGTAAAACAGAATATAATAACGATGCAGATTTTGACGGAGTCTGGGGGATCTGGGATGAGCCGTTTTTTCAGTATATGAACAAGACGCTTACTCAGAAAAAAGGCCCTTTTATGTCAACGGTATTCTCTGTAACTTCCCATGAACCGTTCCAGGTGCCGGCTAAATTTAAAGGAAAGTTCCCGATGGGTAAAGTACAGATGCATCAGGTTGTTGGCTATACAGATTATGCATTGAAGAAATTCTTTGAGTCCGCGTCAAAAGAGCCGTGGTATAAGAATACTATTTTTATTCTGACAGCTGACCACGATAATCAGAGTTATTATAAAGAATATCAGGAGGGAATGAATAGACAAGCTGTACCGATTATTATATACAAACCAGACGGAAGTTTGCAGGGTGTAAATGACGAATGGGCACAACAAATAGACATCTATCCGACAGTTCTGGATATGATTGGCTATCAGAAACCATTCAGAAGTTGGGGAGTAAGTTTGTTTGGAGATAAAAATCAACAGCCATTTACAGTAAACTTCCTAGATAATACCTACCGTTATGCATCTGGCAATTATGTGTGTATATTCGACGGGCATAAGGCTCTTGGTTTTTATGATAAAAATGATAAGGGGTTTAAAAACAATCTTATCGGTCAACGAAATGCAGAGATGAATCAATTAGAGCTGCAATGCAAAGCATTCCTGCAGGATTATTTTCACAGAATAGTAGATAAGAAACTGAACTAA
- the rpmA gene encoding 50S ribosomal protein L27 has protein sequence MAHKKGVGSSKNGRESHSKRLGVKIFGGQEAIAGNIIVRQRGTQHHAGENVGIGKDHTLFALVDGKVVFTKKRDNRSYVSVAPNA, from the coding sequence ATGGCACACAAGAAAGGGGTAGGTAGCTCCAAAAACGGTAGAGAATCTCACTCTAAAAGACTAGGTGTTAAAATTTTCGGTGGTCAAGAAGCTATCGCGGGTAACATCATCGTTAGACAAAGAGGTACTCAGCACCACGCTGGAGAAAACGTAGGTATCGGTAAAGATCACACGCTTTTCGCTCTAGTTGATGGTAAAGTAGTATTTACTAAAAAGAGAGATAACAGATCTTATGTATCTGTAGCACCAAACGCTTAA
- the rplU gene encoding 50S ribosomal protein L21 — MFAIVEIAGLQYKVEQDQKLYVNRLKGDKGNKVSFDKVLLTVNGSITVGAPAVEGIAVEAEIIDHVQADKVIVFKKKRRKGYKVKNGHRQQLTQIQITSITGFDGAKPAKKAAAKKTTKKAAEETSEEAAGE, encoded by the coding sequence ATGTTTGCAATCGTAGAGATAGCAGGGCTTCAATACAAAGTTGAGCAAGACCAAAAATTGTATGTTAACCGTTTGAAAGGGGATAAAGGAAACAAAGTTTCTTTTGACAAAGTTCTTTTAACTGTTAACGGATCAATCACTGTGGGCGCCCCAGCTGTAGAAGGAATCGCTGTAGAAGCGGAGATTATTGACCATGTTCAGGCTGATAAAGTAATCGTTTTCAAAAAGAAAAGAAGAAAAGGTTACAAAGTTAAAAACGGTCACAGACAACAATTAACTCAAATCCAGATTACTTCAATCACAGGATTTGACGGAGCAAAGCCAGCTAAAAAAGCTGCTGCTAAAAAGACAACAAAAAAAGCTGCAGAAGAAACATCTGAAGAAGCTGCAGGAGAATAA
- a CDS encoding bacteriocin-like protein: MKKLSKKELKTVQGAAGLCPAPATTCDEWCNWTPTQKARCLSMVAEICEC, from the coding sequence ATGAAAAAGTTATCCAAAAAAGAACTTAAAACAGTTCAGGGAGCAGCTGGCTTGTGCCCGGCACCAGCAACAACTTGTGACGAATGGTGCAATTGGACTCCGACACAAAAAGCAAGATGTCTAAGTATGGTTGCTGAAATTTGTGAATGTTAG
- a CDS encoding acyltransferase family protein, translated as MKRDLYIDFAKGLATLSIIFIHTAFWSGQFYIPSEFRLISLLIDVPIFFALSGITSSGNIEKTLYRLLKLQITYMIFVTGLFFADWLFKAGVITFWDTDTLKSFYSTFGGKYVPQNPSTAINWAQLGNWYLHSYSNCDTFPVVMGSFWYLKVYYIVTVLGVLILRFFKQHIPWFIALCVVLTLIFNIDLNNYPSGQVGYVVYYLGVFLIGFLLKGKTIKKTYIPVLYVFAAISIITIGYIYGPDIYYKINKQKFPPQIPYIVWSLLSLITVFVLYNRLKITKDTFINNIGRNAIFFYFAQGISSSLVYFIVVPLKENIHWAILMVLIYVVNVILAIFIAEVLKKADALGWRILEKLREITHEK; from the coding sequence ATGAAGCGAGATCTCTATATTGACTTTGCCAAAGGACTGGCTACACTTAGTATTATTTTTATTCATACTGCATTTTGGTCCGGGCAGTTTTATATTCCAAGTGAATTCAGATTAATAAGCCTTCTGATAGATGTACCTATTTTCTTTGCATTAAGCGGAATTACATCTTCAGGTAATATAGAGAAAACACTTTATCGCCTACTGAAACTACAGATCACTTACATGATCTTTGTGACCGGATTGTTTTTTGCTGACTGGCTCTTCAAAGCTGGTGTTATTACCTTTTGGGATACAGATACACTAAAAAGCTTCTACTCTACTTTCGGCGGAAAGTATGTTCCTCAGAATCCTTCTACAGCTATTAACTGGGCACAATTAGGCAACTGGTACCTTCACAGCTACAGTAACTGTGACACGTTTCCTGTTGTAATGGGTAGCTTCTGGTACCTTAAGGTCTATTATATTGTTACCGTTTTAGGTGTGCTAATTCTCCGCTTTTTCAAACAGCATATTCCGTGGTTTATTGCTCTTTGTGTAGTCCTTACTCTTATTTTCAATATTGATCTCAACAATTATCCTTCCGGACAGGTTGGTTATGTTGTGTATTATTTAGGTGTATTTCTTATAGGATTTTTGTTAAAAGGAAAAACTATAAAAAAGACTTATATTCCTGTTTTATATGTATTTGCAGCAATAAGTATCATTACTATCGGCTACATCTACGGACCAGATATTTATTATAAAATCAACAAACAGAAATTCCCGCCACAGATACCTTATATAGTTTGGTCTTTGTTATCACTGATTACTGTTTTTGTTTTGTATAACCGTTTAAAAATTACAAAAGATACCTTCATCAATAATATTGGACGGAATGCCATATTTTTCTATTTTGCACAAGGTATCAGTTCGTCTCTTGTTTACTTCATTGTTGTTCCGCTAAAGGAAAACATCCATTGGGCAATACTGATGGTTCTTATATATGTAGTTAATGTTATTCTGGCAATTTTTATTGCTGAAGTCCTGAAAAAAGCAGATGCTTTAGGCTGGAGAATTCTTGAAAAACTGAGAGAAATAACGCATGAAAAATAA
- the miaE gene encoding tRNA-(ms[2]io[6]A)-hydroxylase, producing MFRLKLPTDPRWANIAEGNLGEILTDHAWCEQKAATNAITLITLLPEYPEIVTELLAIAQEELDHFNQVHEIIKQRGYTLGRSRKDDYVNDLFKFIVQGSREDLIIDKMLFAAMIEARSCERFKVLTENIKDEELKVFYNDLMISEANHYTTFIKFARQLGDPEKVNQRWEEWLEYEAKIIQSYGKKETIHG from the coding sequence ATGTTCAGGCTAAAATTACCAACCGATCCACGCTGGGCAAACATTGCTGAAGGTAATCTCGGAGAAATATTAACCGACCATGCATGGTGCGAGCAGAAGGCCGCAACCAATGCCATTACCCTTATCACTCTGCTTCCGGAATATCCGGAAATAGTAACAGAACTATTGGCTATTGCTCAGGAAGAGTTGGATCACTTCAATCAGGTTCATGAAATTATCAAACAAAGGGGTTATACATTAGGCAGATCCCGCAAAGACGATTATGTAAATGATCTTTTTAAATTTATTGTTCAGGGAAGCCGTGAGGACCTTATTATAGACAAAATGTTATTTGCTGCAATGATTGAAGCACGAAGCTGTGAACGCTTCAAAGTACTGACAGAAAACATAAAAGATGAAGAACTAAAAGTTTTTTATAACGATTTAATGATTTCTGAGGCCAATCATTACACAACTTTCATTAAATTCGCAAGACAATTGGGTGATCCCGAAAAAGTAAACCAACGCTGGGAAGAATGGCTTGAATATGAGGCCAAAATTATCCAGTCTTACGGAAAAAAAGAAACCATCCACGGCTAA
- a CDS encoding RNA polymerase sigma factor, with protein sequence MNEEILQQCIGNDRIAQRKLYDAYYPKLHFVCKRYLKSQEDIEEVLADAFFSIFSKLPQLKEILAFDAWARRITVNQCLSFLRRKELASISIDEFELNIPDPAIQDFPYNEEELLRLMDTLPTGSKTIFNLYAIEGYSHKEIAEQLGISEGTSKSQLNFAKNKLQKLVHQFYFSKTN encoded by the coding sequence ATGAACGAGGAAATTCTACAACAATGTATCGGTAACGATCGTATCGCACAGCGAAAGCTGTATGATGCCTACTATCCGAAGCTGCATTTTGTTTGCAAAAGATACCTGAAGTCTCAGGAAGACATAGAAGAAGTCCTGGCCGATGCCTTCTTCAGTATCTTTTCCAAATTGCCACAGCTAAAGGAAATTTTGGCATTTGATGCCTGGGCAAGAAGGATTACTGTCAATCAATGCCTTAGTTTTCTGCGCAGAAAAGAGCTGGCCTCCATCTCTATTGATGAGTTTGAGCTCAATATACCGGATCCCGCTATACAGGATTTCCCGTATAATGAAGAAGAATTGTTACGCTTAATGGATACCCTTCCGACAGGAAGCAAGACCATTTTCAACCTGTATGCTATTGAAGGCTATTCTCATAAAGAGATTGCTGAGCAATTGGGAATAAGTGAGGGAACCTCCAAGTCTCAGCTGAACTTTGCAAAAAACAAGCTACAGAAATTGGTACATCAGTTTTACTTTTCAAAAACCAACTAA
- a CDS encoding vWA domain-containing protein: MNPRDPLNDIFKKLEHSESNDISSKEKVWAMLENKLEQPARKETKELSLSRKWLAAAAVILFAGVTYLFVKPTDKQTPIMVKTETVGKTDTPTEPSKTPQTIAQNDITKDQVEKIKEEKKKLNTPKDIIAYQEPSKAEAYYAAPSLETSPSVSYAPPPPANTGVGKNVEAPRIQDERRMARKLSNADGSIIKEVTLVGFKAQKKQITAAKEDGVVLTAMGIKRSPVNTDMNNVVIRGVSTPSQTNNPLYVMNGEVVNNSYLKVLSPNNIESINVLKGEKATALYGAKAANGVIVITTKDLSKRELRKIKRKVKKLEKENPIITLPQPKIEVSKEEYPEFIENSFESPATDPLSTFSVDVDKAAYSNIRRMISYGQTVPKDAVRIEEMINYFPYNYPQPTDQHPFSISTEYSIAPWNPKHKLLRIGLQGKNLDLGKAPKSNLVFLVDVSGSMDQENKLPLLKKSLALMTEKLSSEDKVSLVAYAGSAGLVLPATPGSEKKKILEAIDRLSAGGSTAGGAGIQLAYKIARENLIKNGNNRVIIATDGDFNVGISSRKDLTSLIEEERKSGVFLTCLGYGMGNYKDTTLETLAKAGNGNYAYIDNLQEANKFLVKEFAGTMYTIAKDVKIQIEFNPQNIQAYRLIGYENRLLKDEDFVNDAIDAGEIGAGHQVTALYEIIPAGIEDEFSPKNINLKYSKKTEATNNFGKELATIKFRYKKPDGDKSIEIIKNIDNRNIALNNTSDDFRFAADVAWFGMKLRDSQYLKNKETKSILNLGKSATKHDPDGYRNEFLKLVELVK, translated from the coding sequence ATGAACCCAAGAGATCCACTTAACGATATATTTAAAAAGTTAGAACATTCCGAATCTAACGACATTTCTTCTAAAGAGAAGGTATGGGCTATGCTGGAAAATAAACTGGAGCAGCCTGCTAGAAAAGAGACAAAAGAGCTTTCCCTCAGTCGGAAATGGCTTGCCGCTGCTGCAGTAATATTGTTTGCAGGAGTTACTTATCTGTTTGTAAAACCTACAGATAAACAAACACCGATTATGGTTAAAACGGAAACCGTTGGAAAAACAGATACACCAACGGAGCCTTCTAAAACTCCGCAGACCATTGCACAAAATGATATTACAAAAGATCAGGTAGAAAAAATAAAAGAAGAGAAAAAGAAACTAAATACTCCTAAAGATATTATTGCATATCAGGAACCTTCTAAAGCAGAAGCTTATTATGCAGCACCTTCTCTTGAGACAAGCCCTTCTGTCAGCTATGCTCCGCCGCCGCCAGCAAATACCGGAGTCGGAAAAAATGTTGAAGCCCCGCGCATACAAGATGAAAGAAGAATGGCAAGAAAACTGAGTAATGCGGATGGAAGTATAATTAAAGAAGTTACACTTGTTGGATTCAAGGCTCAAAAAAAACAAATTACAGCAGCAAAAGAAGATGGTGTTGTTTTAACTGCAATGGGAATCAAGAGATCCCCGGTTAATACAGATATGAACAATGTTGTTATCAGAGGAGTATCTACTCCTTCACAAACCAACAACCCTTTATATGTAATGAATGGTGAAGTTGTAAACAATAGCTATTTAAAAGTCCTGTCTCCCAACAATATTGAATCTATAAATGTACTGAAAGGTGAAAAGGCGACTGCGTTATATGGTGCAAAAGCGGCAAATGGTGTAATTGTTATTACCACTAAAGATTTATCTAAACGAGAACTGAGAAAAATAAAGCGTAAAGTAAAGAAATTAGAAAAAGAAAATCCAATAATTACGCTTCCCCAGCCGAAAATTGAAGTTTCAAAAGAGGAATATCCTGAATTTATAGAAAACAGCTTTGAGAGCCCAGCAACAGATCCTCTTTCAACTTTTTCTGTGGATGTAGATAAAGCAGCTTATTCCAATATCAGAAGAATGATTAGTTATGGACAAACTGTGCCTAAAGATGCTGTAAGAATTGAAGAAATGATTAATTACTTCCCTTATAACTATCCTCAGCCAACGGATCAGCATCCTTTTTCTATCAGTACAGAATACAGTATTGCACCGTGGAATCCGAAGCATAAACTTTTGAGAATAGGTTTACAGGGTAAAAATTTAGACCTTGGTAAAGCTCCAAAATCTAATTTGGTCTTTCTGGTGGATGTTTCAGGTTCTATGGATCAGGAAAACAAATTACCCCTGCTCAAAAAATCATTGGCTCTCATGACAGAAAAGCTCAGCTCTGAGGATAAAGTATCCTTGGTAGCCTATGCTGGTTCAGCAGGACTGGTTTTACCAGCTACTCCCGGAAGCGAGAAGAAAAAAATTCTTGAAGCTATAGACCGGCTTTCTGCCGGAGGAAGTACCGCTGGAGGTGCCGGAATTCAGCTAGCCTATAAAATAGCAAGAGAAAATCTCATTAAAAATGGAAACAACAGAGTGATAATAGCTACCGACGGAGATTTTAATGTTGGAATTTCTTCCAGAAAAGATCTTACAAGTCTTATTGAAGAAGAAAGAAAATCCGGAGTTTTCTTAACCTGCCTGGGGTATGGCATGGGTAACTATAAAGACACAACATTGGAAACTCTTGCAAAAGCAGGAAACGGAAACTATGCATATATAGATAACTTGCAGGAAGCCAATAAGTTTTTAGTAAAGGAATTTGCCGGAACCATGTATACAATAGCCAAGGATGTAAAAATCCAGATAGAATTCAACCCTCAAAATATACAGGCATACAGACTGATTGGATATGAAAACAGGTTACTGAAAGATGAAGACTTTGTAAATGATGCCATAGATGCCGGAGAAATTGGAGCAGGACATCAGGTTACCGCTCTCTATGAGATTATACCTGCAGGCATAGAAGATGAATTTTCTCCAAAGAATATAAATCTGAAATATTCTAAAAAAACTGAGGCAACCAATAATTTCGGAAAAGAATTAGCAACCATAAAATTCCGGTACAAAAAGCCTGACGGAGACAAAAGTATTGAAATCATTAAAAATATTGACAATAGAAATATTGCTTTAAATAACACTTCCGATGATTTCAGATTTGCTGCTGATGTTGCTTGGTTCGGAATGAAGTTACGCGATTCTCAATACCTAAAAAATAAAGAGACAAAAAGTATCTTAAACCTCGGAAAATCAGCCACAAAACATGATCCGGACGGCTACCGAAATGAATTCCTAAAACTTGTAGAATTAGTTAAATAA
- a CDS encoding prolyl oligopeptidase family serine peptidase produces MKYKKLSVAVAAFAFAAVSAQNSNSLKYPETKKVNHTDTYFGNQVADPYRWLEDDRAEDTKAWVQEEVKFTQDYLAQIPFREQIKKQLLDIWNYEKISAPFKKGKYTYFYKNDGLQAQSVLYRKDASGKTEVFLDPNKFSDKGTTSLANLSFNKKGTLVAYSISEGGSDWNKIIILDAETKKQIDETLIDVKFSGISWLGDEGFFYSSYDKPKDGSVLSGMTDKHKVYFHKLGTKQSQDELIIGGDKFPRRYLSGYVTEDQRYLVVSAANATNGNELYIKDLKNKTDFIPIVTGFDSNVGLVDTDGDTLFLHTDKNAPNMRMVKTTIQNPKPETWKDVIAETSEPMRVNSGGGYFFATYMKDALSQIKQYDKTGKLVREIKLPGNGTAGGFGGEKTEKELYYSFTNYITPPTIFKFNVDSGKSEVYQKPKVKFNPENYVSEQVFYTSADGTKIPMMISYKKGLKKDGKNPTILYSYGGFNISLQPAFSVVNAIWMENGGIYAVPNIRGGGEYGKKWHDAGTKQQKKNVFNDFIAAGEYLQKNGYTSKDYMALSGRSNGGLLVGATMTMRPDLAKVAFPGVGVLDMLRYNKFTAGAGWAYDYGTAEDSKEMFEYLKSYSPVHNVKAGTCYPSTMVITSDHDDRVVPAHSFKFGAELQAKQACNNPVLIRIETNAGHGAGRSTEQVVMENADLLSFSLYEMGIKKLK; encoded by the coding sequence ATGAAGTATAAAAAACTATCTGTGGCAGTTGCAGCTTTTGCTTTTGCAGCTGTTTCAGCACAAAATTCTAACTCATTGAAGTATCCCGAAACAAAGAAAGTAAATCATACCGATACCTATTTTGGTAATCAGGTAGCAGACCCATACCGTTGGCTGGAAGATGACAGAGCTGAAGATACCAAAGCATGGGTACAGGAGGAGGTAAAATTTACGCAGGATTATCTTGCACAGATTCCTTTCCGCGAACAGATTAAAAAGCAACTTTTAGATATCTGGAATTATGAAAAGATTTCAGCTCCATTCAAAAAAGGTAAATACACTTATTTCTACAAAAATGATGGACTGCAAGCACAGTCTGTGTTATACAGAAAAGATGCTTCCGGAAAGACAGAAGTATTTTTAGATCCGAATAAATTTTCGGATAAAGGGACAACTTCTTTGGCTAATCTTTCATTCAACAAAAAAGGAACATTAGTCGCTTACAGTATTTCTGAAGGAGGCTCTGACTGGAATAAGATTATCATTCTGGATGCGGAAACTAAAAAACAGATCGACGAGACACTTATTGATGTAAAATTTAGTGGAATTTCCTGGTTAGGAGATGAAGGCTTCTTCTATTCCAGCTATGATAAACCAAAAGACGGAAGTGTACTTTCCGGAATGACGGATAAGCACAAGGTATATTTTCACAAGCTTGGAACAAAGCAGTCTCAGGATGAGCTGATTATTGGTGGAGATAAATTCCCGAGAAGATATTTAAGTGGTTATGTGACAGAAGATCAGAGGTATCTTGTTGTTTCTGCAGCTAACGCAACCAACGGGAACGAACTCTATATTAAAGATCTTAAGAATAAAACAGATTTTATCCCAATTGTTACAGGTTTTGATAGCAATGTAGGTTTGGTTGATACAGATGGAGATACACTGTTCCTGCATACTGATAAAAATGCGCCTAATATGCGCATGGTAAAAACAACAATTCAGAATCCGAAGCCGGAAACCTGGAAAGATGTTATCGCAGAAACCTCTGAACCGATGCGTGTGAATTCTGGTGGAGGTTATTTCTTTGCGACTTACATGAAGGATGCGCTGAGCCAGATTAAGCAATATGATAAAACCGGTAAGCTGGTTAGGGAAATTAAACTGCCGGGTAACGGTACTGCTGGTGGCTTTGGTGGTGAAAAAACAGAAAAAGAACTGTATTATTCATTTACCAACTACATTACGCCTCCAACGATCTTTAAATTTAATGTAGATTCAGGAAAATCTGAGGTTTACCAAAAGCCAAAAGTGAAATTCAATCCGGAAAATTATGTTTCTGAGCAGGTATTCTATACATCTGCAGACGGCACTAAAATTCCAATGATGATCAGTTATAAAAAAGGACTGAAAAAAGACGGGAAAAATCCAACAATACTATACAGCTACGGAGGATTTAATATCAGTCTACAACCTGCATTCTCTGTGGTAAATGCTATCTGGATGGAAAATGGCGGAATCTATGCTGTTCCGAATATTCGTGGTGGCGGTGAATACGGAAAAAAATGGCATGATGCAGGAACCAAACAGCAAAAGAAAAATGTTTTTAATGACTTTATAGCTGCTGGGGAATATTTACAGAAGAACGGTTATACTTCCAAAGATTATATGGCACTTTCAGGACGTTCGAATGGGGGATTGCTTGTTGGTGCTACAATGACAATGCGCCCGGATCTAGCTAAAGTAGCTTTCCCTGGTGTTGGTGTACTGGATATGCTGCGTTATAATAAATTTACAGCTGGTGCCGGATGGGCATATGACTACGGTACAGCCGAGGATAGTAAAGAAATGTTCGAATACCTGAAATCTTATTCACCTGTACACAATGTAAAAGCTGGTACATGTTACCCTTCTACAATGGTAATTACGAGTGATCATGATGACAGAGTTGTTCCTGCGCATTCATTTAAATTTGGTGCAGAATTACAGGCAAAACAAGCATGTAATAACCCGGTTCTTATCCGTATTGAGACTAATGCGGGACACGGAGCTGGACGCTCTACGGAACAAGTAGTGATGGAAAATGCAGATTTGCTTTCATTCTCATTATATGAAATGGGTATTAAAAAGCTGAAGTAG